A segment of the Candidatus Andeanibacterium colombiense genome:
GCGCGGGGCTTCGCCCTGCTTGTCCGTAAGCGTTTCGGTGAACACCAGCCGCGCGGTCGCGGCATCGCCATGGACCGTGACCAGAAGGTTGCTGATGAGGATATTGAGCGCGAAGGCGCTCTTTTGCGGCGCGTCCTTGGGCACGCCGGCATAGGCGCCCTTGATCGCCTCGATTCCCTTATAGCTGGTGGTGCCGAGCACCATCTCGCCATCCGGGGCGTAGAACTGGCCGACCGTGTCCTCCGCGTTGTTGCCGAAATTGTTGTAATAGCGGGTGAGGATGTCGCTTATCTCCGCACGATCGCTCAGCGCCTGCGCGGTCATCTCCTGCGCAATTGCCGGGGCCGCGGCGGCCAGCGCCAGCACAAATCCCAAACCCGAAGTCCAGCCTCTCATCGATCTCTCCCTTGTTTGGTGCGGACGTTAGAGAGCTATCGGAAAAAAGAAAGCCTCCCCGCCGGGGCGGGCGGGGAGGCTTTATTGGGCCGCCTCATGAGGGCAAGACGGCTCCGGGGGTTACGCTTCAGGCAAAGCCGGCATTCATCACCTTGGTCCAGGCCTTCACGAAGTCTTTCGCGAACTTCTCTTCGCCGCCCTTTTCGGCATAGACTTCGCAGATCGCGCGAAGTTCCGCGTTCGATCCGAAGATCAGATCGGCCCGTGTCGCGCGCCAGACCTCGTGGCCGGCCGCGCGGTCGGTCGCGACATATTCCTCGTCGTCCGAACCATCGACCGCCTTCCAGACATTGGTCATGTCGAGCAGATTGACGAAAAAGTCGTTGGTCAGCTGGCCCGAGCGCTTGGTGAGGTGGCCGTGGCCGCGCTCGCCATGGTTGGCGCCGAGTACCCGCAGCCCGCCGATCAACACGACCATCTCGGGCACCGAGAGGCCGAGCAGGCTGGCGCGGTCGAGCATCATTTCCTCGGTCTTCACCGCGAGCCTTTTCGGCAGATAGTTGCGGAAGGCGTCGGCCTGCGGCTCCATCACCGCAAAGCTCTCGCCGTCGGTCTGCTCTTCAGTCGCGTCGCCGCGCCCGCCGGTGAAGGGGACGCCGGCCGCGCCCGCCTTTTCCAGCGCAACTACGCCGCCAAGCACGATCGCGTCGGCGAGCGACAGATTGCCGCGCAGCCCGTCGAGCGTGCCCAGCACCTTCTCCAGCACCGCCGGCTCGTTGACGTCCCAGTCCTTCTGCGGGGCGAGACGGACGCGTGCGCCGTTGGAGCCGCCGCGATAGTCGGACTTGCGATAGGTCGAGGCCGAGGCCCAGGCCGCCTTGACCAGCTGGCTGACCGTCAGCCCGCTCGCGGCGATCTTGTCCTTCACCGCCTTGACCTCGGCATCGGACGGCTTGCTGCCGGCCGGAACCGGATCCTGCCAGATCAGATCCTCGGCGGGGACTTCCGGCCCGAGATAGCGGCTCTTCGGCCCCATGTCGCGGTGGGTCAGCTTGAACCAGGCCCGCGCAAAGGCGTCCTTGAACGCCTCGTGATCGTTCCTGAATTTCTCGCTGATCTGGCGGAACTCGGGATCGACCTTCAGCGCCATGTCGGCGGTGGTCATCATCGTCGGGACCTTCCTGGACGAGTCCCAGGCCGCCGGGGCCATGTCCTCTTCCTTCTGGTTCACCGGCTGCCATTGCTGCGCGCCGGCCGGCGAATGAACCAGCTCGTATTCGTAATCGAGCAGCAGGCGGAAGTAATTCTCGGTCCATTCGGTCGGGGTGTTGACCCACGAACCTTCGATGCCGCTGGTCACGGTATGCTCGCCGATTCCGCCGTGCTCCTCGCCGCTGACCCAGCCGAAGCCCTGCGCGGCGAGATCGCCGCCCGCGGGAGCCGCGCCGAGGGTCGAGGCGTCGCCATTGCCGTGGGCCTTGCCGAAAGTGTGGCCGCCGGCGGTAAGCGCGACCGTTTCCTCCGAGTTCATCGCCATGCGCTCGAAGGTCGCGCGCATATCGCGCGCCGATTGCAACGGGTCGGGATTGCCGCCCGGGCCCTCAGGATTGACGTAGATCAGCCCCATCTGGATCGCGGCGAGCGGGCCTTCGAGTTCGTGCATCCCGTGCTCGGGCGCGATGCGGGTCTGCACGCCTTCGTTGACCCACTTGTCTTCCGAGCCCCAATAAATGTCACGCTCGGGCTCGAACACGTCGGCGCGGCCGCCGCCGAAGCCGAACACCGGGCCACCCATCGATTCGATCGCGACATTGCCGGTGAGGATGAACAGATCGGCCCAGCTGATGTTCTTGCCGTATTTCTGCTTGATCGGCCACAGCAGGCGCCGGGCCTTGTCGAGGTTGCCGTTATCGGGCCAGCTGTCGAGCGGAGCGAAGCGTTGCTGCCCGCTATTGGCGCCGCCACGACCATCGGCCGTGCGGTAGGTCCCGGCCGCGTGCCAGGCCATGCGGATGAAGAACGGGCCGTAGTGGCCGTAATCGGCCGGCCACCACGGCTGGCTGTCGGTCATCAGCGCGGTCAGGTCGGCCTTAAGGGAATTGTAGTCGAGCGCGTTGAACGCCTCGGCATAGTCGAAATCCTCCCCGTGCGGGTTGGTCGCGCCGTTGGGATTGAGGATTTCGGTCGCCAGCATCTCGGGCCACCAGTCCTTGTTGGTCCGGCCGAGCAGCGCCCGTACGCCACCGCCGCCGTGGGCCGGGCATCCCGAAATCGAACCGGTTTTAGCGTCCATGAACCTTCTCCTGATCGTTGTGATTCTGTGCGGTGAGGTTAGTGCATCCCATCCATCGACAAAAACGATGAACCTTAGTCACTAAGTGCGGAAAATCCGATTAGTGGAGCGTCACTCGCGGGGGTTGCCGCTGGCCTTCAGTGCTTTTAAGCGCGCAACATGACATCTTACCCAAAGACCACCGCCCTGATGCGCCGCGGCGCCGAATTTTTCGGTTCCGAGTATGCGATTTTATGCGGCGCGATGAGTTGGGTCAGCGAGCGCAATCTTGTCGCCGCGATCAGCAACGCCGGCGGCTTCGGCGTGATCGCCTGCGGCGCGATGACCCCCGAGCTCCTCGACACCGAAATCGCGGCGACCAAGGCGTTGACCGACAAGCCTTTCGGCGTGAATTTGATCACGATGCATCCGATGCTGGTCGCCTTGATCGAGGTCTGCGGCAAGCACGGGGTCAGCCACGTGGTGCTCGCGGGCGGGATCCCGCCCAAGGGCAGCGTCGAGGCGATCAAGGGTTTCGGCGCCAAGGTGATCGTGTTCGCGCCGACCATCGCGCTGGCCAGGAAGCTGCTGCGCTCCGGCGCCGACGCGCTGGTGATCGAGGGTATGGAGGCCGGTGGCCATATCGGTCCGGTGGCAACGAGCGTGCTGGCGCAGGAGTTTTTGCCCGAACTGTCGGAAGACTATCTGGTGTTCGTTGCTGGCGGGATCGGCCGGGGCGAAACCATCGCCGCCTATCTCGAAATGGGCGCGGCCGGGGTTCAGCTCGGCACCCGTTTTGCCTGCGCGAGTGAAAGCATTGCGCATCCGGCGTTCAAGGCGGCGTTCTTCCGCGCCAATGCCCGCGATGCGGTCGCCAGCGTGCAGGTCGATCCACGCTTGCCGGTAATCCCGGTGCGCGCGCTGAAGAACAAGGGCACCGAGGAATTCACCGCCAAGCAGCGCGAAGTCGCGCAGCTGCTGGACGAGGGCAAGGTCGACATGCTCGAGGCGCAGCTCCGGATCGAACATTACTGGGCCGGTGCGCTGCGCCGCGCGGTGATTGACGGCGATGTCGAGAACGGCAGCCTGATGGCTGGCCAGTCGGTCGGCATGGTCAAGCAGGAAGAGCCGGTCGCCGCGATTATCGCGACGCTGATGGCAGAGTGTGAGGCGGCGCTTTCGCGGCGGTAAGGGTCGCAGTGGGTATAGACGTCAAGCGAGCGGTTTCGGGCGATCTCGATGCGGTCGCGGACCTGTTCGATCTCTACCGTCAGTTCTACAAGCAATCGTCCGATCTGCCGGGGGCGAAGGCGTTCCTCGCCGAGCGGATGGAGCGCGACCAGTCGGTGATCTTTCTGGCCGAATACGCGGGTGCCGCACTCGGCTTCACCCAGGTCTACCCCTCCTTCACCTCCGCCGGGATGGCGCCGATCTTCATCCTCAACGATCTGTTCGTGGTGCCCGAAGCGCGCGGCAGCGGTGTGGGCCGTGCGTTGCTGTGCCACACGGCCGAGTTCGCGAGAGGCGAAGGGGCGACGCGGCTGGTACTCTCGACAGCGACCGACAATCTCACTGCGCAAGCGGTCTACGAACGTGCGGGATGGGAGCGCGACGATGGCTTTCTGACTTACCGCCTGACGCTGTGACGGCGGGCCGGGGCGGCAGGAAATTCGCCCGTGATGTGGTTTCTTCCGAAGAAGCGTATCGCGCCTGAAACCCTTTTGATCTGCGACCGTTAGGCAGGCAGCGGGTGGGGACTACCCGAGGAGCGAGGTCAGCATGGCCCGAATTTTCCAGCCCACCGTCAGGATCGCGCGCGTACCGCTGCACGCGATGCTGGTGCCGTTTCCGATCGCCTGTTTCACCGGCGCGATGATCACCGACATCGTCCATTCCCGCACCGGCGTGATGCAGTGGAGCAATTTCTCCGCCTGGCTGCTCGCCTTCGGCCTGCTGTTCGGCGTGCTCGCCGGTCTGTTCGGCCTGATCGACTTCCTGCTCGGCGGAAGGGCACGGCCGCGGATCGGCTGGTTCCATCTGCTGGGCAACGCCGCAATCCTGCTGCTCGCGCTGCTCAACAGCTTCGTCCACGCGCGCGACGGCTGGACTTCCGTAGTGCCGACCGGCCTCACCCTGTCGGTGATCACCGTGCTGCTGCTCGTCGTCACCGGCTTCCTCGGCCACCGCATGACTTATGCCTATGTCGGGAGGGAACGGCCATGAACGCCCGCCTGCTCCTCGCCGCGTGCTGCCTTGCCGCCGTGGCCGGCTGTTCCAAGCCGATCGCCGAGCCCGCGATCCAGTACGGCGCCAATCCGAAGCTGCCCGAACCGAAGCAATTCCTGTTCCCGCCAATGGGTGTAACCGAGGCAGTCGGCTGGCAGGACGGGATCAAGCCCACTGTCCCGGCCGGCTTCGCGATCCAGGCTTTCGCGAGTGGCCTCCACAGCCCGCGCAACGTGCTGGCGCTGCCCAATGGCGACGTGCTGGCGGTCGAATCCGGCGGGCCGGGCGTCGAGCCGGTCACCCGGCCGAAGGACATCGTGTTCGGGATCGTGATCGGCAGGGCCCACGGCTTGACCAAGCCCGGTAACCGCGTGCTGCTGCTGCGCGACACCAATGGCGACGGCAAGGCCGACGTGACCAAGGTGCTGGCAGATAAGCTCGATTCCCCGTTCGGGATCGTCGCCAGCGGCGGCTATCTCTATGTCGCCGAGACCGGGGCGCTGTTGCGCTACAAGTTCAATCCAGGCGACGAGGCGGTCGGGCCGGCCGAGAAGCTGACCGAGCTGCCGAAGGGCGCGATCGACCACCACTGGACAAAGAGCCTCGCGGTGAGCCCGGACGGCAGCCGGCTTTACGTCGGGGTCGGTTCGAACTCGAACATCACCGAAAACGGGCAGGATGCCGAGCGGGACCGGGCCGCGATCTACGAAATTCATCCGGAAGACGGTGCGATGCGGCTCTATGCTGGCGGGTTGCGCAATCCCAATGGCCTGACCTTCAATCCCGAGACCGGGCAATTGTGGTGCGTGGTCAACGAACGCGACGAACTCGGCAACGATCTGGTGCCCGATTACATGACCTCGGTGAAGCCGGGCGCCTTCTACGGCTGGCCGTGGAGCTATTACGGCCAGCATGTCGATATCCGCGTGGTCCCGCGCCGCCCCGATATGGTCAAGAAGGCGATCGCACCCGACTATTCGCTCAGTTCGCATGTCGCCCCGCTGGGGCTGGTGTTCGAGAAAGGCAGCGGCTTCCCGGCCGCTTACCATGGCGGTGCCTTCATCGGCGAACACGGCAGTTGGGACCGCCAGAAGCCCAACGGCTACCAGGTCGCCTTCGTGCCCTTTGCGGGCGGCAAGCCCAACGGCCCGGCGCAGACCTTCGTCGGCGGCTTCCTCCGCAAGGACGGCAAGATGCAGGGCCGCCCGGTGGGGGTCGCGTTCGATCCGTCGGGCGCGCTGCTTGTGGCAGACGACGTCGGCGATGCGGTATGGCGGGTGACGCCGGTGAAACCCGCACCGCCGATCGCGGCCGCGAAGGGCGGTGCGGCGCGCGGCTAGCTCACTCCGCCAGTCCCAGCAGGACCGCGCGGGTCAGCTCCGGATCTTCCTCCATCACGAAGTGGCTGGTCGCCGTCTCGTGATAGATCCAACCCTCGGCCTTCGCCTGCTCGGCAAAGCGCGGGAACGGAGTGGGCTCGTAGCCGGTCGCGAGGACGTAAGCGCGTTTGCCGATCTTAGTTTCCTCGCCGGTGTAGTTCACCGCTTCGAGCAGGGTCAGCAGCGGGTGGTAGCCGACGATGCCGGGCACCGGTGCGAAATCCGCCGCGCCGATCGGATCGACATAGCCGGGCTTGTTCTTTTGCGTGTCGATGTACCAATTGTGCTCGAACTCTCCGGTGATGTCCCACAGCGACTGGTTGTCGCCGGGCAGGAATGCATCGAGATAGGCGATCGCATCGATCCGCGCGCCTAGTCGGGTCGCGACCCCGGTGATCACCATCCCGCCGTAGGAATGGCCGGCGAGGATGAAGCGTTCGAACCCGGCCGCCTCGACCTGCTCCAGCACCGCATTCACATGGTCGGTCAGCGTGATGCCGGGGTGCAGCTCGCCCTGCCGCGTACCGAGCCCCGGCAGCGTCGCCACCAGCACGTCATGGCCCGCCGCGCGCAGCGCATCGGGGACTTCGCCGTAGGTCTGCCCGCCGCCCCAGGCGCCATGGACCAGCACGTAATTCGCCATTCGTTCTCTCCTCTTATCGGCCTTGATTGCCCCGGATTCCGGACAAAGAAAAGGCCCGCGAACCTTGCGGTTGCGGGCCCGTTCTCAAGCGCTTGGGAAGAGCTTAGGCCTTGCGGCCCGAGCGCCAGCCGGCGGCGTAGGTGTCGCCAGCCATCTGGCTGTACGGAACCGGCGAGACGATCGCACGGACGTTGAGCTGCTTGTGCGGCTCGACCGTGGTCTTCTTGGTGCCGCCATTTTCCTCGCCCCACACGACGTGGAGTTCGGTGCCCAGCGGGATCTCGTGATCGACGGTGCCGAGCGAGAGCGCCTTCTTCTCGTTGAACGAGAAGCCGGTGAACATCGACAGGCCGACGTTGTTGCCGTCAGCGTCGATGACCGAGTCATAGTTGCTGTTGGCATAGTTCGCGAGCGGAAGGTCGAAGAACTTGTACTGCTGGCCCTCGGGCTCGAACAGCGAGGAGACGATCTTCTGGATGTCTTCCTTGTTCCACTCGAGGGTGACCTTCTTGCGCTGCACGGCCGGGTCGATCTTCTTCAGCGCGTCGGCGCCGATGAAGTCGTGGTCGAACTTCACGAACGGGCCGTAGCCCAGCTCCCACGGGTTGAGGTAGTAGTCTTCGATCGACTTGCCGACGAACGAACCGCCGATCGCGCCGGTCGCTTCATAGCTGTCGGCACCGAGCCACTCGCGGTAATCCTTGAGTTCGTCGCCGGTGTAAACCGGGGGCAGCGGGCTCGGGATCCAGCCCGATTCCAGCGTGTTCGACGGATAGGCGCGGCTGCCGACGGCGATCAGGCCGAATTCTTCACCCGCCTTGAGGATCTCGTCGCGAATGTAGTCCTGCTCGTCATAGGGGCCCCAGATTTCGAGACCCGGCGAGCCGGCCATGCCGTGGCGCAGGGTGCGGACGGTCTTGTTGCCGATCTTCATCTCGCTCATGTTGAAGAACTTGAGCTTGTCGAGCGGTTCGCCGTTGAGCTTCTCGATCACGTTCCAGGCCTGCGGGCCCTGGATCTGGAAGCGCCAGCTGATGCGGTTGACGGGCTTGCCCATCGGGCGAGCGGGCGAACGCGGATCGTTGATGATCTCGACGTCGTACTTGCCCTTCTCGGCCTGGAAACGGAGCCAGTTCGCGGCCGGCGCACGGCCGACATACACGAACTCTTCCGGGGCGAGGTAGAAGATGATGCCGTCGCCGATCACGTGGCCGTAAGGCGTCGTCGGGACGTACTGCTTGGCCTTGTTGACTTCCCAGCCGGCCGGCGAGTTGACCATCGTGTCCGACAGCAGCTTGAGCGCGTCGGGACCCTTGATGTAGAGGTCGAACATGTGGTGCGACTGGTCGAACAGCACCGCGCTGTGCTGCCAGGCCCACTGCTCCGAACGCCAGTTCGAGAACTCGGGAGCGACGACGGGATACACGTAAGCACCGATCTGCGAGTTGCGCAGGGTGCCGACGATGTCGCTGTTTCCAGCGACGATTTCTTCCAGATTCTTGGCCATAAACTTCCTCTCACTTATGAATGAATCATATATGCGAAAATTGTATGCGGCACATACAATACTGGGCTATGGCTGCAAGCGAAAACAGGCCGGATTACGCAGGAGAGAGATGGCATGAACGTCGAAGCGCTGGACCATGTGAACATCATCACCGACCGGCTGGACGAAACGGCCGAATTCTACGGAAAACTGCTCGGCCTGATACGCAAGGATGCGCCCCCGCCGCTCACTCCGGAGACCGCGACCTGGATGTTCGATGCCGAGAACCGGGCGATCATCCACATCAACTCGCTCGACTGCTACCGCACCTACGACCGCGAGGTTACCCCGGGCGAACTGACCGGCGCGCTGCACCACGTCGCGCTCAAATGCGTCGGCTATGAAGAGGTCAAGGGCAAGCTCGACACGATGGGTGCCGACTATCAGGAGAACCTCGTCTCGGCGATCAATCTGCGCCAGATTTTCACCGCCGATCCGAACAATGTGCTGCTCGAACTGAACTTCTTCGCGGATTGAGGCGCGCGGGGCAGGGTTACACAAGTTACACCCTGTCACCCTCGCGAGCCTGCCCGCAAAGCCGCGGATTTCCTTGCGTTTTGGATCCTTCCCGCAGGGTGACACCGCTGCGGACGGAAAATGCCTGTGCGATATGCAGCGCGGGGCGGGTTTGCGCGGTGTGAGGATGCCGGTTTGGACCATCCCCAGCATAAGCCACAGGTGGGCGCCTGTAGGAAAATGGTTTGTACGAAGGCGGGGCTTTCTTCTCCCGTCAACGGGAGAAGAACTATACCGCCGCTTCGACCTTCCCGCCCGCGGTCGTCGTGCGGTACATCTCGCGCCGGTAGCCGTCGTAATCGTTCGGCCCGAGGTGCATCGCCGCGCGGTTGTCCCACAGCGCGACCATGCCCGGCTCCCACCGCAGACGGCAGGTGAACGCCGCCTGGGTGCAATGCGCGACGAGGAAGTCGACGATCGGCTTGGCCTCTTGCGTGGTCATGCCTTCGAACCCGGTCGTGTAGGTATCGCAGATATAGAGCGATTCCTCGCCGGTCTCCGGATGGGCGCGGACCAGCGGGTGGTAGCGGCCTTCGAGCCCTTCGCGCTTGGTCTCCTCGTTCGAGAATTCGATCGGCTTGTCGAGCAGCACGCTCTGGGTCAGGTAATTGTTGCGCGCCGACATATGGACCTTCAGCGGGCGAAGCATGTCCTGGTAGGTCTTGCTCAAATGGCGGAAGGCGAGCGCGCAATTGGTCCAGCTGGTGTCGCCGCCGAATGGCGGGACCTCGACCGCGCGCAGGGTGGTGATTGCCGGCGGCTCGGCCAGGAACGGGCTGTCGGTATGCCAGCCGCCGCCGAACAGGCTCGGCACGCGGGTATCGGCTTCCTTGATGATCGGATGCACGTCGCGGTGGCCAGGCACCCCTTGCGTATAGGCATCGACCGCGAAGGGCCCGAGCCGCGCGCCGAAGGCCTCGTGCTCGGCATGGGTGAGGTGCTGGTCGCGCATGTAGAGCATCTTGTGATGGTAGAGCGCCTGCTTGAACGCTTCGAACGCCTCGTCCGACATATCCGGCAGGCGCGGGCCGACGATCTCCGCGCCCATCGCGGCGGTCAGCGGCTCGACCCGGAAATGATTGGTCTGGTACGGATGGTTGTCGAAATCCCCCGACGGGGTCACGCGGACTTCCCACATGGTCTTGCAGCCTCTCAGGCGGCGCCGATCTTGCCCGGCGCGGTTTCCTTCAGGAACAATGCCGCGAAAGCCGCCACCAGCGCAAGGCCGATGCAGATCACGAAGATCGCGTTGAGCCCGAAGGCGTCGGCCGCGCGGCCCGCGAGCGGGGGAACGACCACTCCGCCGAACAATTCGGCAAAGCCCATCGACAGGCCTACCGCGGTGGTGACGAGTCCGGGGCAGACGCTCTCGCTCGGCACGGCGGCGCAATAGAGCGGGGCGATCCCGAGCGGCATCCACCCGACCAGCACGCCGCCCGCCAGCAGCACCGGATCCGCCGGCAGGGTCAGCATCGCGATCGGGCCGATCACCGCGGCGAGGCAGCCGAGCACCAGTACCGGCTTGCGCCCGACGCGGTCGCTGATGGTCGGGAATAGAATTCCGCCGACGAAGGCGCCCCAGCCGCCCATGCCGATCACCCAGCCGGCGGTGGTCGGCGCGAGGCCCTTTTCGGTGGTGAGGAACAGCACCAGGAAAGTGCTGTTGAGCACCAGCCAGGCGGTGACGAGGCCCGCGATCGCGAGCGAGGCGTGCATGTTGCCGATCTTGAGCAGCTCGCCGAAGTCCGCCAGCAGCGAGCCCTTCGGCTGGGCCTCGATCGGGCGCTGCTTCGGGTCGGGCTTGATCAGGAACACCATCATCGCCGCGACGATCAGGCCCGGGATGATCGAGAGGAACATCGCGGTGCGCCAGCCGTGGCTTTCGCCCAGATGGGTCGCGACCACCGGGCCGATGAAGCCGGCGATGCCGAAGGCGCCGACCATCTGCATGAAACCCATATTGAACCCGCGCCATTTGGGGCTGCTCGCCTTGAGGATCATCGCTTGGCTGATCGGCACGATCGGGCCTTCGGTCGCGCCGAGCGCGAAGCGGCACAGCAGCAGCACCATGAAGCTGCTCGCGAAACCGCTCAGGCCCGACAGGAGCGAGAACAGCAGCGTGCAGGCGACAAGCACGAATTTGCCGCGGCCGGTCCGGTCGGCCAGCTGCCCGCCGGCGAAGGACGACAGCGCGATCGCCAGCGACAAGGCCGCGGCGATCGAGCCGATCTGGGTGTTGTTGAGCCCGAGATCCTTGACGATGAACGGCGCGAGGAACGACACCGTCTGGCGATCGAACCCGACGATCCCGTTGCCAAGCGTGAGCACGAGCATCAGCCCGAGCATATAGTTGAGGTCGCTCTTCGGCCGAGCCGCCGCGTGTGTCGCCATTCCATCCCCTCCTGCTCGTCATTGCGAGCGAAGCGCGGCAATCCAGAGCGCCGTGCAGTTCGCTCTGGATTGCCACGGGCCTGCGGCCCTCGCAATGACGAAGGTAGGGGCGAAGGTCGGGAGGGGTCCCTAGAGCTCGATCACCGTCTTGGAGAAGCTGTCCGGTCCCCATGCATGCGCATAGGCTTCTTTTGCGGAATCGAAGCCAAAGCTCTTGCCGATCACCGGCTTGATCCCGTTGACGTCGATCGCCGCGTTGAGCGCCTTGGCCATCGCGGCCGAGCCGACGAAGATTCCGCGCATCGACCCGGCGGTCATCATCAGCCCGCGCGGGTTCGGCCCGCCTTCGGGCGAGAGCACGCCGATCAGCGCGACTTCGCCCTGGGTGCGCAGTGCGGCCATCGACTGTTCCGCCGTGCCGGCGCCGCCGACTTCGACCACCTTGTCCACCCCGCCGAGCGCGCGGCCGATATGCGGGCCCCAATCTGGAGTGGTCTTGTAGTTTACCCCCTGCGACGCGCCGAGCGCCTTGAGCTGGTCGAGCTTCGCATCGCTGGACGAGGTCGCGAAGACCTCGCAGCCGCTTGCGCGGGCGATCTGCAGCGCGAGGACCGAGACGCCGCCCGAGCCGAGCACCAGCACCCGATCGCCCGGACGCAGCGCGCGCGGGCCTTCGTGCAGCGCGTTCCATGCGGTCACGCCCGCGCAGGGCAGGGTCGCCGCTTCGACATAGCTCAGGCTCTCGGCCATTTTCACCACGCCGGTTTCGGGCAGCACGACCAGCTCGGCCAGCATGCCGGGGGCCTGGCCGTCCCCGAGCGCCGGGCTCATCCGCGGCGGCCCTTCGACCCAGTTGGTGAAGAACGTGCCCTGGACCCTGTCGCCCGGCTTGAACTGGGTGACGCCCGTGCCGACCGCGACCACCTCGCCCGCGCCGTCCGACAGCGGGATCGCCGGCTTCTGCAGCACGCCGCCGAAATACTTGCCGGCGGCGACCGCGAAATCGCGGTAGTTGATCGACCACGCCTTGGGCGCGATCAGCACTTCGCCCGGGCCTGGCGTCGGATCGGTCAGCGTATCCTGATAGAGCTTGTCGAAACCGTCGGAACCGGCGGGCAGCAACCATGCGCGCATTATACTCTCCAAAAAATCTTGTCAGGTGAGATCCATCATCGGGTTGTAGGCGACTTCCCACAGATGGCCATCCGGATCGGCAAAATAGCCCGAGTAGCCGCCCCAGAACACTTCCTCGGGCGGCTTCACCAGGGTGGCGCCGGCGGCGATCGCTTCGGCGAATACCGCATCGACGCCCTCCTTGTTCGGCTCGTTGTGCGCGAGGGTGATACCGCGGAAACCATGGCCGTCGTCGGGCAGCCTCGCGTCCTTCGCCAACTCGTCGCGCGGAAACAGCCCGAGCCAGGTCCCGTCGAGCTTGAAGAACACCACGCCCGCCTTGGGATCGTAGTCGTGCGCCGGCAGACCCAGCCCGTCGCGGTAGAAGGCGAGCGAGCGCGCGAGATCGGCGACGCCGAGCGTCACGAGGCCGATCTTCGGCTTCACCGGTCGCCGCTCCAGGTGCGCAGGCCGGGCGTCGTCCGGTCTTCGCCCGCCAGCGCTTCCTTCACCGCCGGGCGCGCCTTCACGGTCTCGCGCCAGGCGGCGAGCTTCGGATAGGTCGCATCGACCTCCAGCTCGGGGAACATCCGGTCGACCATCGCGCCGCAATGGGCGAAGAAGTTGATGTCGGCGAGGGTATAGCTATTGCCCGCGAGGTAGGCGGTTTCGCCGAGCTGCTTCTCGATCTTGGTCAGCGCATAGACGATCTTGGCGGTCGCATTGGCGAGGTCGGCCTCGGAGAAGCCCGAGCGCGCGGTCGCCCATTTCTTGCGCTGGTCGGGCAGCGGGATGTTCGCGAGCAATTCCTCGAAGGTGCCGTCGTCGATGTTGCGGGCGATGATGCCGACCATCCGGTGCCAGCCGTGCATCGAGACATGGTTCATCACATGCTCGTCGATGAATTTGTTCCAGTAGCGCATCTTCGCCGCGCCGAGCGCGTCCTTCGGGCGCAGCGGACCGCTGGCGGGCTGGTCGTCGGGGAAGACGTCCTCGAGATATTCGTTGATCACCGTGGTGTGGGTGACGATCGTCCCGTCATGGTCGAGCACCGGCACCTGGCCCTCGGGATTGATCGCGACGAACCAGTCCGAATGCTGCTCGAACTTGTGCAGATCGACATAGATGCTCTCGTAGGCGAGAGCCTTTTCCTTCAGCGGCAGCATCGACTTGAGCGAGTTCGCCAGCGGTTCGGCGTGGTAGTATTTCAGGGCCATTGTGCTTCCTCTCAACCTCTCCTGAGCCCCCGCGCAGGCGGGGGTCTCCATCGGTAGTGCTCTACCGCC
Coding sequences within it:
- a CDS encoding glutathione S-transferase family protein, coding for MALKYYHAEPLANSLKSMLPLKEKALAYESIYVDLHKFEQHSDWFVAINPEGQVPVLDHDGTIVTHTTVINEYLEDVFPDDQPASGPLRPKDALGAAKMRYWNKFIDEHVMNHVSMHGWHRMVGIIARNIDDGTFEELLANIPLPDQRKKWATARSGFSEADLANATAKIVYALTKIEKQLGETAYLAGNSYTLADINFFAHCGAMVDRMFPELEVDATYPKLAAWRETVKARPAVKEALAGEDRTTPGLRTWSGDR